The Cryptomeria japonica unplaced genomic scaffold, Sugi_1.0 HiC_scaffold_48, whole genome shotgun sequence genome contains a region encoding:
- the LOC131031326 gene encoding nuclear transport factor 2-like → MESQQLQREFPASEVANEFVNQYYCVLNNCPDKLYEFYKDCSTITRPEPNGQLLHVTTLEAIKNNVVSSLNEGNAVKIGTVDSQEAYNESYIILVTGIILGHENVERKFAQSFFLAPQERGYFVLNDAFRYLEESQYSEDKTYMSANAVCDEPLQEEIVPAKEIQRFESQPSKLENKHATETVENEQQLKDIEKTISPPEETTKMSFLAVLLKENPHPIQRPTVVVKFPINTGLKANVPSQVHTTSQSLNSNSGKAPVNENSIHLRNLPWNSTITLLEEEFKKYGSIKPGGIQIRANKEKNFCYGFIEFQSSTSVESAVKASPIVISGRRVYVEKKRLAGFRDNIPNGVKRGGDRQGRNGYARNF, encoded by the exons ATGGAATCCCAGCAGTTACAAAGAGAATTTCCTGCCTCTGAG GTTGCAAACGAATTTGTGAACCAGTATTACTGTGTTCTAAACAACTGTCCAGATAAGCTATACGAGTTCTACAAAGATTGCAGCACTATCACCCGCCCTGAACCCAATGGTCAATTGTTGCATGTAACAACCCTAGAA GCTATTAAAAACAATGTAGTGTCTTCGCTCAATGAGGGAAATGCGGTTAAAATAGGAACTGTGGATTCACAAGAAGCTTATAATGAATCTTATATCATATTGGTAACTGGGATCATATTAGGGCACGAGAATGTCGAAAGAAAATTTGCCCAGTCTTTCTTTTTAGCACCACAGGAGAGAGGCTATTTTGTTCTAAACGATGCATTTCGGTATTTGGAAGAATCCCAGTATTCAGAAGACAAAACTTATATGTCGGCTAATGCTGTTTGTGATGAGCCTTTGCAGGAAG AGATAGTTCCTGcaaaagaaattcaaagatttgaaTCACAACCTTCGAAATTGGAAAATAAACATGCTACTGAAACTGTTGAGAATGAACAACagcttaaggatattgagaaaacTATTTCACCACCAGAAGAAACAACAAAAATGAGTTTTCTAGCAGTC CTTTTGAAAGAGAACCCACATCCTATTCAAAGGCCAACCGTTGTGGTGAAATTTCCAATAAATACCGGACTGAAAGCAAATGTACCATCACAAGTACATACAACATCACAATCCTTGAACTCTAATTCTGGAAAAGCCCCAG TCAATGAGAACTCAATCCATTTAAGAAATTTGCCATGGAATTCTACAATTACTTTGCTTGAAGAAGAGTTTAAAAAATATGGTTCTATAAAGCCTGGTGGAATTCAAATCAGAGCCAACAAG GAAAAAAACTTTTGCTATGGTTTCATTGAGTTCCAATCATCAACTTCTGTGGAGAGTGCTGTAAAG GCATCTCCTATTGTCATCTCTGGGCGTCGCGTATATGTTGAAAAGAAAAGGTTGGCTGGTTTCAGAG ACAATATTCCAAATGGCGTAAAGAGAGGAGGCGATCGTCAAGGACGCAATGGCTATGCAAGAAATTTCTAA